The following are encoded together in the Fibrobacter sp. UWB10 genome:
- a CDS encoding polysaccharide biosynthesis tyrosine autokinase — MATKKKEETDVGEYLKELAKNWAIMVPSILLAAFVGVFVAMWIRPVYQVDALLQIESKSNKSAGLVGGLGNLFATSSPAETEMELIKSRQVMGSAVEKMRLDLVAEPLNKLDRLLHKEGRVDLMNFSYNKERLPADLREEPWILETKDSLGNFDLYDYKDSLVLSGTVGQTYHFVYAGDSATFGIFKADVREGQRFAISKFKRLDAIAKFRSAFDVKEKGKKTGILEFSYQDIYPDRGVEILNEVASSYLRQNVEERNAEAQKTLEFLEKQLPDVKAQMDSSLLNLNTYRNQVGSVDINAETQLVLQRRMKLQQDILSLQQKKQEAIRLFHSEHPTVKTLEDQENALKRELAGTSSEVKKLPATQQEVLKLQNQVELTKVMYTSLLNNIQQLRLVSAGEVGSVRIVDFAEQVTKPTKPKKRVILCIALFLGFLLGATIVSIKSKFSSGVKSASFIEKETGYTVYAKVPKGNPKGTKGTRPLAVVEPDDVAVESLRALRSSLEFSMMDEGGSVVGVSGLIPGVGKSFVSVNLAALFAGLGKKVLLIDADLRKGRLHKEFGIKRSNGLSQVLLREVKVEEVVFKTEVENLYVMPCGNVPANPAELLGSKHYAELIEQFKNDYDLVIVDTPPIMLVTDAALACRVAAQIVMVIEYNKHSIEAIKDGMAQILKGNPQAHASIVINKYEHSRTEGYGYKYGKY, encoded by the coding sequence ATGGCAACAAAGAAAAAAGAAGAAACCGATGTCGGTGAATATTTAAAGGAACTTGCGAAGAATTGGGCGATTATGGTGCCCAGCATTCTCCTTGCGGCGTTTGTCGGCGTGTTTGTTGCCATGTGGATTAGGCCTGTTTATCAGGTTGATGCCTTGCTGCAGATTGAATCGAAGAGCAACAAGAGCGCGGGCCTGGTTGGTGGTCTTGGAAATCTGTTCGCAACGAGCAGCCCTGCCGAAACGGAAATGGAACTCATCAAGAGCCGTCAGGTGATGGGTTCTGCTGTAGAAAAGATGCGTTTGGACTTGGTTGCCGAACCGTTGAACAAGTTGGACCGCTTGCTGCATAAGGAAGGCCGTGTCGACTTGATGAACTTTAGCTATAACAAGGAACGCTTGCCGGCCGATTTGCGCGAAGAACCTTGGATTCTTGAAACGAAGGATTCTTTGGGCAATTTTGACCTTTATGACTATAAGGATAGCCTGGTGCTTTCTGGTACGGTTGGTCAGACGTATCACTTTGTCTATGCGGGTGATTCGGCTACGTTTGGCATTTTCAAGGCTGATGTGCGTGAAGGACAGCGCTTTGCAATATCCAAGTTTAAGCGTCTCGATGCAATCGCCAAGTTCCGTTCCGCATTCGATGTCAAGGAAAAAGGTAAAAAGACCGGAATTCTTGAATTTTCGTACCAGGATATTTATCCAGACCGCGGCGTGGAAATCTTGAATGAGGTTGCTTCTTCTTACTTGCGCCAGAATGTGGAAGAACGCAATGCCGAAGCTCAGAAAACGTTGGAATTCCTTGAAAAGCAGTTGCCGGATGTCAAGGCCCAGATGGATTCTTCGCTGTTGAATCTCAATACTTACCGCAATCAGGTGGGCTCTGTCGACATTAATGCCGAAACGCAGTTGGTGCTGCAACGCCGCATGAAGTTGCAACAGGATATTTTGTCGCTGCAGCAGAAAAAGCAAGAAGCGATTCGCTTGTTCCATTCTGAACACCCGACGGTCAAGACTCTCGAAGATCAAGAAAACGCCTTGAAGCGTGAACTTGCCGGAACGTCTAGCGAAGTCAAGAAACTCCCCGCTACCCAGCAAGAAGTGCTGAAACTCCAGAACCAGGTGGAACTCACCAAGGTCATGTACACCTCGCTTTTGAACAATATCCAGCAGTTGCGTCTGGTGTCTGCTGGCGAAGTGGGTTCTGTGCGTATTGTGGACTTTGCAGAACAGGTGACCAAACCGACCAAGCCTAAGAAGCGCGTGATACTTTGCATTGCCCTGTTCCTTGGATTCTTGCTCGGAGCAACGATTGTTTCGATCAAGTCCAAGTTTAGCAGTGGCGTAAAGAGCGCTTCGTTCATTGAAAAGGAAACGGGCTATACTGTTTACGCCAAGGTGCCGAAGGGCAACCCCAAGGGAACAAAGGGAACAAGGCCTTTGGCTGTGGTGGAACCCGACGACGTTGCTGTGGAATCGTTGCGTGCTCTCCGTTCTTCGTTGGAATTCTCGATGATGGACGAAGGTGGTTCTGTGGTTGGCGTGAGCGGCCTTATTCCGGGTGTGGGCAAGAGCTTTGTCTCGGTGAACCTGGCAGCTCTGTTTGCTGGCCTTGGCAAGAAGGTCTTGCTGATTGATGCGGACTTGCGTAAGGGTAGACTCCACAAGGAATTCGGTATCAAGCGCAGTAACGGTCTTTCGCAGGTGCTGCTCCGCGAAGTGAAGGTCGAAGAAGTTGTCTTTAAGACCGAAGTTGAAAACCTGTATGTAATGCCGTGCGGCAATGTGCCTGCAAACCCGGCCGAACTGCTTGGTTCTAAGCACTATGCAGAATTGATTGAACAGTTCAAGAATGATTATGATTTGGTGATTGTCGATACGCCGCCGATTATGTTGGTGACTGACGCAGCCTTGGCTTGCCGCGTTGCTGCCCAGATTGTGATGGTCATTGAATACAACAAGCATTCGATTGAAGCGATTAAGGATGGCATGGCCCAGATTCTTAAGGGTAACCCGCAGGCTCACGCCTCTATCGTTATTAACAAATACGAACACAGTCGCACCGAAGGGTATGGCTACAAGTACGGGAAATACTAA
- a CDS encoding DEAD/DEAH box helicase → MSENTRKTLKDFLPQTPFNAGEGAETILESFMEWAESRGTSLYPAQEEAILELLDGKNVILNTPTGSGKSMVALALHFDSLAHGRRSVYTCPIKALVNEKWMALSKEFGAENVGLSTGDATVNHDAPILCCTAEILSNMALSEGGMLTITDVVMDEFHYYSDKERGVAWQVPLLTLPQARFLLMSATVGATEFFERDMTKHTGRESVTVRSSQRPVPLDFSYSTTEISTAVQKLVNDGKAPVYVVHFTQAQAAMNAQNFMSLDLCNKEEKQAINEAIKEVRFSSPYGPEVKRWLKQGIGLHHAGLLPKYRILCEKLAQKGLLKVICGTDTLGVGVNVPIRTVLFTQLCKYSGDKTAILTARDFHQIAGRAGRKGFDDIGYVVAQAPEHVIENLKLEAKTKTTGKKFQKKKPPEHGYVPFDESTFKRLIAASPEPLTSSFQVSHGMLLNILSRPTDGCLAMRNLLKDCHESAASKKQLQHRAFQLFKSLVKKNIIEFITPIAPGYSKLRVNMDLQDDFSMNQPLSLYLVDTLPKLDRESPEYALDVITLCESIVENPDAILRIQQNKARNAKLDELKAQGMEFNQRMEELEKVEYPKPLRDFIYDTYNAFAEEHPWVDVNIEPKSIVREMFENFSTFSGYVKQYGLQRMEAILLRHLNSVYKVLSQTVPDGYKNEELLDMQDYLGDMIRRTDSSLLEEWEKMAHPEDYQKRMEAAGATELETAFGADKVAADITYDKKRFIVMVRQRIFQLMSALQKQAYGDVLDMLADDLAEGQMLVDGEGKPWTESMLMEIMAAYTAEHHKFRLDVEGRSLHHTIITYEGEIMHVQQMLQDEEDFNDWSIDFDVNLAECRDAGMPLLKMTRIGEV, encoded by the coding sequence ATGAGTGAAAACACCCGCAAAACATTGAAAGACTTCTTGCCCCAAACCCCTTTTAACGCTGGCGAAGGCGCCGAAACCATATTGGAATCGTTTATGGAATGGGCTGAGTCTCGCGGGACATCACTCTACCCCGCTCAAGAAGAAGCCATCTTGGAGCTTTTGGACGGCAAGAACGTCATTCTCAATACGCCCACGGGTTCCGGAAAATCGATGGTCGCCTTGGCCCTCCATTTCGACAGTTTGGCCCACGGCAGGCGTAGCGTTTACACTTGCCCCATCAAGGCCCTGGTCAACGAAAAATGGATGGCACTCAGCAAAGAATTCGGCGCCGAGAATGTAGGGCTCTCGACAGGAGATGCGACCGTCAACCATGACGCTCCTATCCTTTGTTGTACCGCAGAAATCTTAAGTAACATGGCGCTAAGTGAAGGCGGAATGCTCACGATTACCGACGTGGTCATGGACGAATTCCATTACTATTCCGACAAGGAACGCGGTGTCGCTTGGCAAGTACCGCTGTTGACCCTTCCGCAGGCACGATTCCTGCTCATGAGCGCAACCGTCGGCGCTACCGAATTTTTCGAACGCGACATGACAAAACATACGGGCCGCGAATCCGTCACGGTGCGTTCCAGCCAAAGGCCCGTACCGCTCGATTTCAGCTACAGCACCACAGAAATTTCGACGGCTGTACAAAAACTTGTAAACGACGGCAAGGCCCCCGTTTACGTAGTACACTTTACGCAGGCACAAGCCGCCATGAACGCCCAAAACTTCATGAGTTTGGACCTGTGCAATAAAGAAGAAAAGCAAGCCATTAACGAAGCAATCAAAGAAGTCCGATTCAGCAGTCCCTACGGCCCCGAAGTCAAACGCTGGCTCAAGCAGGGCATCGGTTTGCACCACGCCGGACTTTTGCCCAAGTACCGCATTCTCTGCGAAAAACTCGCCCAAAAAGGGTTGCTCAAAGTCATTTGCGGCACCGACACGCTTGGCGTGGGCGTAAACGTTCCGATTCGAACGGTTCTTTTCACACAACTTTGCAAGTACAGCGGCGACAAAACGGCGATTCTGACCGCCCGTGATTTTCACCAGATTGCAGGCCGCGCGGGCCGCAAGGGTTTCGATGACATCGGCTATGTGGTCGCGCAGGCGCCCGAACACGTGATTGAAAATCTAAAACTCGAAGCCAAGACCAAAACGACTGGCAAAAAATTCCAGAAAAAGAAACCGCCTGAACACGGCTACGTTCCTTTTGACGAAAGCACCTTCAAGCGTTTGATTGCCGCATCGCCAGAACCGCTGACTTCTAGTTTCCAGGTGAGCCACGGAATGCTCTTGAACATTCTGAGCCGCCCTACCGATGGTTGCCTTGCCATGCGCAACCTGCTCAAGGATTGCCACGAAAGCGCCGCCAGCAAAAAGCAATTGCAGCACCGCGCCTTCCAACTCTTCAAGAGCCTCGTCAAAAAGAATATCATCGAATTTATTACACCAATTGCGCCCGGCTACAGTAAGCTCCGCGTGAATATGGACTTGCAAGACGACTTTTCAATGAACCAGCCGCTTTCGCTGTATTTGGTCGATACCTTGCCCAAATTGGACCGCGAAAGCCCGGAATACGCCCTCGACGTGATTACTTTATGCGAAAGCATCGTCGAAAATCCAGACGCCATCTTGCGCATTCAGCAGAATAAGGCGCGCAACGCCAAACTCGACGAACTCAAAGCGCAAGGCATGGAATTTAACCAGCGCATGGAAGAACTCGAAAAAGTCGAGTACCCCAAGCCGCTCCGCGATTTCATTTACGACACGTACAATGCCTTCGCCGAAGAACACCCCTGGGTCGATGTGAATATTGAGCCCAAGAGCATTGTGCGCGAAATGTTCGAAAACTTCAGCACCTTCAGCGGGTACGTCAAACAATACGGCCTGCAACGCATGGAAGCCATTTTGCTTAGACACTTGAATAGCGTTTACAAGGTGCTTTCGCAGACCGTTCCCGACGGCTACAAGAACGAAGAACTCCTCGACATGCAAGATTATCTCGGCGACATGATTCGCCGCACCGACTCAAGCTTGCTCGAAGAATGGGAAAAGATGGCCCACCCCGAAGACTACCAGAAACGCATGGAAGCCGCAGGCGCCACGGAACTCGAAACCGCCTTCGGGGCCGACAAGGTGGCCGCCGACATTACCTACGACAAGAAGCGCTTTATTGTCATGGTACGCCAGCGCATATTCCAGCTTATGTCAGCACTCCAGAAACAAGCCTATGGCGATGTGCTCGATATGCTCGCCGACGACCTCGCCGAAGGCCAAATGCTCGTGGACGGCGAAGGCAAGCCCTGGACCGAATCGATGCTCATGGAAATCATGGCCGCCTACACCGCAGAACATCACAAGTTCCGCCTCGATGTCGAAGGCCGCTCGCTACACCATACGATTATCACCTACGAAGGCGAAATCATGCACGTTCAGCAAATGCTGCAAGACGAAGAAGATTTCAACGACTGGAGCATCGATTTCGACGTGAATCTTGCCGAATGCCGCGACGCCGGCATGCCGCTCCTCAAAATGACTCGCATCGGCGAGGTTTAG
- a CDS encoding aminotransferase class I/II-fold pyridoxal phosphate-dependent enzyme produces MNYNPLAQALNAELSTNGCKVLDMLSEQGKAIFFPRKGILGQGAEAKGSEINATIGTALEDDGSPLVLDCVLKSLNLPKTSFLYAPSFGNPDLRKAWKEQVIIKNPTLKQKNFSNPVVTCALTHAISCAGYMFLDAGDEVIIPDLYWDNYELVFENARGAKIKTFNTFKNGGFDTEALKAALEASKGDKKVVLLNFPNNPTGYTATEKEAVEIAKILTECAAKGNKVVALLDDAYFGLVYEEGVTKESLFVKLVDAHENLLAVKLDGPTKEDYVWGFRVGFMSFGFKGASEAQLKALEDKAAGTVRGNISNAPSISQKILLAAYQSEEYAKQKAEKYATLKKRYDIIKEVLAAHPEYKDAFDPMPCNSGYFMCIKPKGVDAEQLREKLIKDYSTGTITLSGLIRLAFSAVPTEKLPKLFDNIYNCILKMK; encoded by the coding sequence ATGAACTACAATCCTTTAGCACAGGCTCTCAACGCCGAACTTTCAACCAACGGCTGCAAAGTTCTCGACATGCTCTCTGAACAGGGCAAGGCAATCTTCTTCCCCCGCAAGGGTATCCTCGGCCAGGGTGCCGAAGCCAAGGGCTCCGAAATCAACGCTACGATCGGTACCGCCCTCGAAGACGATGGCAGCCCGTTGGTGCTGGATTGCGTTCTCAAGTCCCTGAACCTCCCCAAGACTTCTTTCCTGTATGCCCCGAGCTTCGGTAACCCGGACCTCCGCAAGGCCTGGAAGGAACAGGTCATCATCAAGAACCCGACCCTCAAGCAGAAGAACTTCAGCAACCCGGTCGTGACCTGCGCCCTCACCCACGCCATCAGCTGCGCCGGCTACATGTTCCTCGACGCTGGCGACGAAGTGATCATTCCGGACCTGTACTGGGACAACTACGAACTCGTGTTCGAAAACGCCCGCGGCGCCAAGATCAAGACCTTTAACACCTTCAAGAACGGCGGCTTCGACACTGAAGCCCTCAAGGCCGCTCTCGAAGCCAGCAAGGGCGACAAGAAGGTCGTTCTCCTGAACTTCCCAAACAACCCGACCGGTTACACCGCTACTGAAAAGGAAGCCGTCGAAATCGCCAAGATCCTCACCGAATGCGCCGCCAAGGGCAACAAGGTGGTGGCCCTCCTCGACGACGCTTACTTCGGACTGGTGTACGAAGAAGGCGTGACCAAGGAATCCCTTTTCGTGAAGCTCGTTGACGCTCACGAAAACCTCCTCGCCGTCAAGCTCGACGGTCCGACCAAGGAAGACTACGTATGGGGATTCCGCGTGGGCTTCATGAGTTTCGGCTTCAAGGGTGCAAGCGAAGCACAGCTCAAGGCTCTCGAAGACAAAGCCGCCGGTACCGTCCGTGGCAACATCTCCAACGCCCCGAGCATCAGCCAGAAGATCCTGCTCGCCGCTTACCAGAGCGAAGAATACGCCAAGCAGAAGGCTGAAAAGTACGCTACCCTCAAGAAGCGCTACGACATCATCAAGGAAGTCTTGGCCGCCCATCCGGAATACAAGGACGCCTTTGACCCGATGCCGTGCAACAGCGGTTACTTTATGTGCATCAAGCCGAAGGGCGTTGACGCAGAACAGCTCCGCGAAAAGCTCATCAAGGACTACAGCACCGGTACGATCACGCTTTCCGGCCTGATTCGCCTCGCATTCTCTGCCGTGCCGACCGAAAAGCTTCCCAAGCTGTTCGACAATATCTATAATTGCATTTTGAAGATGAAGTAA
- a CDS encoding citrate synthase, producing the protein MSDNAILSYNGKSIELPVVEGAENEHGLDICKLRKETGLVTLDYGYLNTGSTRSAITYVDGEHGILRYRGYSIEDLAEKATFPETAWLLIYGELPTQQQLARFRTLLTENSLLHENLLHFFRQMPPSAHPMGILSSIVNAIGLFTPRFYDDENIADVFDLTTASLISKIRTIAAFSYKASIGEPFVYPEAERSYCSNFLNMMFSSKARSYHPDPIMEKALNTLLIVHADHEQNCSTSTVRMVGSSHANLYASICAGICALWGPLHGGANQAVLETLLRIQQSGMTIEQVMAKAKDKNDPFRLSGFGHRVYKSYDPRAKVLKKLMYQVFEREHFHDPLLDIALKLEEAALKDDYFVERKLYPNVDFYSGILYRAMGIPTNMLTVMFAIGRLPGWIAHWKEMHDDPNSKINRPRQIYTGHTARAWVDRDKR; encoded by the coding sequence ATGTCCGACAACGCCATTTTAAGTTACAACGGAAAGAGCATCGAGCTCCCTGTTGTTGAAGGTGCTGAAAACGAACACGGTCTCGACATCTGCAAACTCCGCAAGGAAACCGGCCTGGTGACCTTGGATTACGGCTACCTGAACACTGGTAGCACCCGAAGCGCCATCACTTACGTGGACGGCGAACACGGAATCCTGCGTTATCGCGGCTACAGTATCGAAGACCTAGCCGAAAAGGCAACCTTCCCCGAAACCGCTTGGCTTCTGATTTACGGCGAACTGCCGACTCAGCAGCAGCTGGCGCGTTTCCGCACGTTGTTGACCGAGAACTCGCTCCTCCACGAAAACCTTCTGCACTTCTTTAGGCAGATGCCGCCGAGTGCCCACCCCATGGGCATTCTGAGCTCCATCGTGAACGCCATCGGTCTGTTTACGCCGCGTTTCTACGACGACGAAAACATCGCCGACGTGTTCGACCTGACGACCGCAAGCCTGATTTCGAAGATCCGCACGATTGCCGCCTTCTCTTACAAGGCAAGCATCGGCGAACCGTTCGTGTACCCCGAAGCAGAACGCAGCTACTGCAGCAACTTCTTGAACATGATGTTCAGCAGTAAGGCCCGTTCTTACCACCCCGATCCGATTATGGAAAAGGCACTGAACACGCTTCTGATTGTACACGCCGACCACGAACAGAACTGCTCTACGTCTACGGTGCGTATGGTGGGTAGCTCTCACGCTAACTTGTACGCAAGTATCTGTGCAGGCATTTGCGCCCTGTGGGGCCCGCTCCATGGCGGTGCAAACCAGGCCGTGCTCGAAACGCTTCTCCGCATTCAGCAGAGCGGCATGACCATCGAACAGGTCATGGCAAAGGCCAAGGACAAGAACGATCCGTTCCGCCTTTCCGGCTTCGGTCACCGCGTGTACAAGAGCTACGACCCGCGCGCCAAAGTGCTCAAGAAGCTCATGTACCAGGTATTCGAACGTGAACATTTCCACGATCCGCTGCTGGACATTGCGCTCAAGCTCGAAGAAGCTGCACTCAAGGACGACTACTTTGTCGAACGCAAGCTCTACCCGAACGTGGACTTCTACTCGGGCATTCTCTACCGTGCCATGGGCATTCCGACGAACATGCTCACCGTGATGTTCGCTATCGGCCGCTTGCCCGGCTGGATTGCCCACTGGAAGGAAATGCACGACGATCCGAATTCCAAGATTAACCGTCCGCGCCAGATTTACACGGGCCACACGGCTCGCGCCTGGGTCGACCGCGATAAACGCTAA
- a CDS encoding HD domain-containing phosphohydrolase yields MKNKIFAYKNAVEFENELFLFSKWYKEHGNPLMCFQIHTAILDPEKLKLIWDVIERVFPDVPWFGNSTSGNIVDCEQTVDISVSAIIFEKPASKFRVFQYDFSKESVGGIANEIVKEADRNPWVKAVEIYHCISPFSTTALCEGLDALAPDIQVFGGIVCSPDITSPNSCVFSSVGGFSKSGLLVVFYGGADLHVDSRKISGWKPIGRNFHVTRSEGNILYELGGVPAYEVYNKYLNIKNDKNFFYNALEFPMLYEHNGVSIVRAAGASNPDGSLTMSSDIDEGSIVRLSYGEPQLIVQRIKEESEKCVKFAPEVQHIFSCAARKAFWSQREPTYEISPFKGLASSTGFFSHGEFLREKGHLNQHNITLVFASMREGPAVKQEHVKVEDIQEGMSTRLPLAARMATFIRETSFELEQINSKLRVMNEHLQDVATTDSLTGLENRLAFDEILRKISQEDADASGTWTMVLMDVNGLKYANDTFGHQAGDALIVAAGEAIKNAYGAAGNCFRIGGDEFAVVTHAPLDSLFVLYSNLKKCIEEYNKGALYHLSIAVGESRLRSDSGIRKSISDWKMEADLNMYRDKVRYHKPVENNENQNLKDLISCLITVEEAKDSYTAHHSDRVKAFSEQIARLLGLSEGSVSLITHAAHLHDIGKMGISDNVLGKPGKLTDDEFSIIKQHPVIGAKILMQSNYTHELVQIVLHHHERYDGRGYPEGLKGEDIPIGARIIAIADSVDAMTSKRVYRDALSLDYCRQEIEKNLGVMYDPAIGKVVLDHWNEVADLLMKLQSGRPKVIDRTK; encoded by the coding sequence ATGAAGAACAAAATTTTCGCCTATAAAAATGCGGTGGAGTTCGAAAATGAACTTTTCCTGTTTAGCAAGTGGTACAAGGAACATGGGAATCCTCTCATGTGCTTCCAAATCCACACGGCCATATTGGATCCCGAAAAGCTGAAGCTGATCTGGGATGTTATTGAACGGGTGTTCCCCGATGTCCCTTGGTTTGGCAATTCCACTAGCGGAAATATTGTTGATTGCGAACAGACGGTCGATATTTCGGTGTCTGCAATTATTTTCGAAAAGCCGGCGAGCAAGTTCCGGGTTTTCCAGTATGACTTTTCTAAGGAATCGGTTGGCGGCATTGCGAATGAAATCGTAAAAGAGGCGGACCGCAATCCGTGGGTGAAGGCGGTCGAAATTTACCACTGCATTTCACCGTTCTCGACTACGGCTCTTTGCGAGGGGCTTGACGCTTTAGCTCCTGATATCCAGGTTTTCGGTGGTATTGTCTGTTCGCCTGATATTACGAGCCCGAATTCCTGCGTGTTTTCGTCGGTGGGTGGGTTCTCTAAATCGGGCCTGTTGGTTGTTTTTTATGGTGGTGCGGACTTGCATGTGGATTCCCGTAAGATTAGCGGCTGGAAACCGATTGGCCGTAATTTCCACGTGACGCGTTCCGAGGGCAACATTCTTTATGAATTGGGTGGTGTTCCGGCATACGAAGTCTACAATAAGTACTTGAATATTAAGAATGACAAGAACTTCTTCTATAACGCGCTTGAATTCCCGATGCTTTATGAACATAACGGGGTTTCGATTGTGCGTGCGGCGGGTGCTAGTAACCCGGATGGTTCGCTAACGATGTCGTCTGATATTGACGAAGGCTCTATTGTGCGCTTGTCGTATGGTGAACCGCAGCTGATTGTGCAACGCATTAAGGAAGAAAGCGAAAAGTGCGTAAAGTTTGCGCCTGAAGTTCAGCATATTTTCTCTTGTGCGGCTCGAAAGGCTTTCTGGTCGCAGCGTGAACCGACTTACGAAATTTCTCCGTTCAAGGGCTTGGCTTCTAGTACCGGATTTTTCTCGCATGGTGAATTCTTGCGTGAAAAGGGTCATTTGAACCAGCACAACATTACGCTTGTATTTGCCTCGATGCGTGAAGGTCCTGCGGTAAAGCAAGAACATGTCAAGGTTGAAGATATTCAAGAAGGTATGTCGACGAGGCTTCCGCTTGCGGCCCGTATGGCAACGTTCATTCGCGAAACTTCGTTCGAATTGGAGCAGATTAACAGCAAGCTTCGTGTGATGAACGAACACCTGCAAGATGTCGCGACAACGGATTCGTTGACGGGGCTTGAAAACAGGCTTGCTTTTGATGAAATCCTGAGGAAGATTAGCCAAGAGGACGCCGATGCTTCGGGCACTTGGACTATGGTGCTGATGGATGTGAACGGCTTGAAGTACGCAAACGACACCTTCGGTCACCAGGCGGGTGATGCCTTGATTGTGGCTGCGGGCGAAGCGATTAAGAATGCTTACGGCGCGGCCGGAAACTGCTTTAGAATCGGTGGTGACGAATTTGCCGTGGTGACACATGCTCCGCTGGATTCTCTGTTTGTGCTGTATAGCAACTTGAAAAAGTGCATTGAAGAATACAACAAGGGCGCTTTGTATCACTTGTCTATTGCGGTGGGCGAAAGCCGTTTGCGCAGTGATTCGGGCATTCGCAAGTCTATTAGTGACTGGAAAATGGAAGCTGACTTGAATATGTACCGCGACAAGGTGCGTTACCACAAGCCGGTGGAAAACAACGAAAACCAGAACCTGAAGGACTTGATTTCTTGCTTGATTACGGTGGAAGAAGCAAAGGATTCTTATACGGCGCATCACTCCGATCGTGTGAAGGCTTTCTCAGAACAGATTGCTAGGTTGCTGGGCCTTTCGGAAGGTTCTGTTTCGCTGATTACCCATGCTGCACATTTGCATGATATTGGTAAGATGGGCATTAGCGATAACGTGCTCGGCAAGCCCGGTAAGCTTACGGATGATGAATTCTCGATTATTAAGCAGCATCCGGTGATTGGTGCCAAGATTTTGATGCAGTCCAACTACACCCATGAATTGGTGCAGATTGTGTTGCATCACCATGAACGTTACGATGGTCGCGGTTATCCGGAAGGCTTGAAGGGTGAAGATATTCCTATTGGAGCCCGTATCATCGCTATCGCAGACTCTGTTGATGCAATGACGAGTAAACGTGTTTACCGCGATGCCTTGTCGCTGGATTACTGTCGCCAGGAAATCGAGAAGAACTTGGGCGTGATGTACGATCCGGCCATTGGTAAGGTGGTGTTGGATCATTGGAACGAGGTTGCCGACTTGCTGATGAAACTGCAGAGCGGTCGTCCGAAAGTCATTGATCGCACCAAATAA